Proteins from a single region of Butyrivibrio fibrisolvens:
- a CDS encoding helix-turn-helix transcriptional regulator: MVRNNIEVDVKVKCIEQGKTQAKLAEEIDTTKTYVNRVIKKNESVVNNTFVKMMEALGYDIELQYVERDVN, from the coding sequence ATGGTCAGAAACAATATTGAAGTGGACGTGAAAGTAAAGTGTATTGAACAAGGGAAGACGCAAGCAAAGCTGGCGGAAGAGATTGACACCACCAAAACCTATGTGAATCGAGTGATCAAGAAAAATGAAAGTGTGGTCAATAATACCTTCGTTAAGATGATGGAGGCACTGGGGTATGATATTGAATTACAATATGTTGAGAGGGATGTTAATTGA
- a CDS encoding helix-turn-helix transcriptional regulator: MKNQIKELRNAKNMTQVELANLVDVSSRTIISLENGKYNPSLVLAYKIAKIFDVTIEQLYYLDKVIEMEAIKQ; the protein is encoded by the coding sequence ATGAAAAATCAAATAAAAGAGCTTCGAAATGCCAAAAACATGACACAAGTTGAACTGGCTAATCTAGTCGATGTGTCATCAAGAACTATTATTTCTCTTGAGAATGGTAAATACAATCCATCTTTAGTTCTTGCCTACAAAATCGCTAAGATATTTGATGTAACAATTGAACAACTTTATTATTTGGACAAAGTTATTGAAATGGAGGCTATCAAACAATGA
- a CDS encoding lichenicidin A2 family type 2 lantibiotic: protein MTQENMNRIVGETFEDMSVAEMTMVQGSGDLGAEFTTSPACVALTVAAAQQSSNNCAVAISGSLSAIGSAVLSAIKC from the coding sequence ATGACACAGGAAAATATGAACAGAATTGTTGGAGAAACTTTTGAGGATATGAGCGTTGCAGAGATGACAATGGTACAGGGATCGGGGGATCTTGGCGCAGAGTTTACTACATCACCTGCCTGCGTAGCTCTTACAGTAGCAGCGGCACAGCAGTCTTCAAATAATTGCGCTGTTGCTATATCTGGTTCATTATCTGCAATTGGAAGTGCGGTACTTTCAGCGATAAAGTGCTAA
- a CDS encoding lichenicidin A2 family type 2 lantibiotic, with protein sequence MSSVDMKNIVGDSFEDMSIAEMAMVQGSGDLEGESVIATLLAVSAAVGSAAGAIQVVKTIKGTC encoded by the coding sequence ATGTCTAGTGTTGATATGAAAAATATCGTTGGAGATTCTTTTGAAGACATGAGCATTGCTGAAATGGCAATGGTACAGGGATCAGGAGATCTTGAGGGAGAATCTGTGATTGCAACACTTCTTGCGGTGTCTGCTGCTGTTGGTTCCGCGGCAGGGGCAATACAGGTTGTAAAAACAATTAAAGGAACATGTTAA
- a CDS encoding LytTR family DNA-binding domain-containing protein codes for MIKIAICDDSKFIRGDIKKRILEYSLKKNIEYTINEYDSGEKLIDSNEKYDLIFMDYEFENNGDNGIEIAKKIRLYDKNSALVFVTSYPSIVFDTFEVGTFRFLTKPIDKKKFFDVLNAFIKDIEADNVLKIRLDGENYFFKESIISYIEGMGKNCILHFCDGRQEMECHETLGAIEGRLSAHKFYRCYKSFLINLAQVESYNHDEVTLSTGDKLTISRLKYKDFNKTYLSYIVKTRT; via the coding sequence ATGATTAAAATAGCAATATGTGATGATTCTAAATTTATACGTGGAGATATTAAAAAGAGAATTTTGGAGTATTCTCTTAAAAAGAACATTGAATACACGATTAATGAGTACGATTCTGGAGAAAAGTTGATTGATTCCAATGAGAAGTATGATCTGATTTTTATGGATTATGAATTTGAAAACAATGGTGATAATGGGATTGAGATTGCCAAGAAGATACGATTATATGATAAGAATTCAGCGTTAGTTTTCGTTACAAGTTATCCATCAATTGTATTTGATACATTTGAGGTGGGTACATTTCGCTTCCTGACAAAACCTATTGACAAGAAGAAGTTTTTTGATGTTCTAAACGCTTTTATAAAAGACATAGAAGCAGATAATGTATTAAAAATAAGGTTAGATGGAGAAAACTATTTTTTTAAGGAAAGTATTATATCCTACATTGAAGGCATGGGTAAAAATTGTATTTTACATTTTTGTGATGGCCGACAGGAAATGGAATGTCATGAAACACTTGGAGCAATTGAGGGACGTCTGTCTGCTCACAAATTTTACAGATGCTACAAATCTTTTCTTATAAATCTAGCTCAGGTTGAATCGTATAATCATGATGAAGTTACTTTGAGCACCGGAGATAAACTTACAATTAGCAGACTAAAATATAAAGACTTCAACAAAACATATTTAAGCTACATCGTTAAGACGAGAACATGA
- a CDS encoding ATP/GTP-binding protein: MLMRFKVKNYRSIKEEAVLDLEAVGLKDHRECLIKYKSNNYLPVISINGKNGGGKSNVIRAMWVAVQFIRNAQMTQIETAEIPVTPFALDDVSKDLPTSFDFEYECDGIWYQYGFSATRTAITEEHLNWAPKGQISKVFSRTGQDFVYPANNEKKMKEMIQKAVAPNQLFFAVSCTMNYQPCISAMKWFRSKVFFSRDYSDIGRSILDYGEDKQMLQSIVNIAKIADIGISNMEFEFNSHEIASLDDLGLKVAPEQIPQLKKALEQFRKNLNIDADGNGGMLKVSELKATSMHRGIDNNGNERDYPLSLMDESDGTIKLMARSMAIEQALREGGIFIVDEIENRLHPILVEYILNRFQNQKQSTGAQLIFTTHSTDILNRELLRRDQYYFVDKNNRTGATELYSLAEFSPRNDERIGKAYLVGKYGAIPYVMEG; the protein is encoded by the coding sequence ATGCTTATGCGATTCAAGGTAAAAAATTATAGATCCATCAAGGAAGAAGCTGTCCTTGATCTCGAAGCAGTTGGTCTGAAAGACCATAGAGAATGCCTTATCAAATATAAGAGCAATAATTATCTGCCTGTAATATCCATTAATGGCAAGAACGGCGGAGGCAAAAGCAATGTCATCAGAGCCATGTGGGTTGCTGTTCAGTTTATCAGAAATGCTCAAATGACTCAGATAGAAACTGCCGAGATTCCTGTCACTCCATTTGCCCTGGATGATGTTTCAAAAGACTTACCAACTAGTTTTGATTTCGAGTATGAATGTGATGGAATTTGGTATCAGTATGGTTTTTCAGCCACAAGAACCGCAATCACGGAAGAACATCTGAACTGGGCTCCCAAAGGGCAGATTTCCAAAGTCTTTTCCAGAACAGGTCAGGATTTCGTTTATCCGGCCAATAATGAAAAGAAGATGAAGGAAATGATTCAAAAAGCAGTTGCTCCAAATCAGCTGTTCTTTGCAGTGTCCTGCACCATGAATTATCAACCATGCATTTCCGCCATGAAATGGTTTCGCTCAAAAGTTTTCTTTTCCAGGGATTATTCCGATATAGGCCGAAGTATACTTGATTATGGAGAAGACAAACAGATGCTCCAATCCATTGTCAATATTGCAAAAATTGCCGACATTGGAATATCTAACATGGAATTTGAATTTAACAGCCATGAAATTGCATCTCTTGATGATCTTGGATTGAAAGTGGCTCCCGAACAAATTCCCCAATTAAAAAAAGCCTTAGAACAGTTTAGAAAAAATCTGAACATTGACGCTGATGGAAATGGTGGAATGTTGAAGGTAAGCGAGTTAAAAGCAACTTCCATGCACCGGGGAATAGATAACAATGGCAATGAAAGAGATTATCCGCTTTCCTTGATGGATGAATCAGACGGCACCATCAAATTGATGGCTAGATCTATGGCTATAGAACAGGCTCTACGTGAAGGCGGGATTTTTATTGTTGATGAGATAGAAAACCGCTTGCATCCTATTCTGGTAGAATATATTCTCAACCGGTTTCAAAATCAGAAGCAATCGACTGGCGCACAGCTAATATTCACGACTCACAGTACAGATATACTTAATCGTGAATTATTGCGCCGGGATCAGTACTATTTTGTTGATAAGAATAATCGGACAGGAGCAACTGAGTTGTATTCCTTAGCAGAATTTTCGCCACGCAACGACGAAAGAATCGGTAAGGCTTATCTTGTAGGTAAGTATGGGGCAATCCCTTATGTAATGGAGGGATAG
- the lanM gene encoding type 2 lanthipeptide synthetase LanM, translating to MNVIIDNARTIQEKSKYYTAEKQVDYAELAEWRKAKTLLSDKYFSEMLSLCNMTKEQFAYSVQNLDDEYMEGDEWYNLFCSILEEFDYENIDYKAGVNHVTLPFCKYFSQKVKSVVSELTKLTVAENVIEAFITSHAIEMFNVVGKLVAVKLATFKDAYSFASENQNEQFEEFLEKSFYSKEKFYEFYAEYPVAARVATIRTNFFVKNYSELLKRIDKDYEEICRFLNKKDLSLTDIKLSSGDSHGGGNSVSVLIFDGKKLVYKPKNLDISLAFEEFTRWCSEKSGLLDVIIPKGIYRKDYCYNEFIESAYCTSEEQIERFYTRFGYLIAICYLLNINDLHLENVIACGEYPIIIDLETLFQAETQVEGDSVFWDLFNYLETKSVANSFLLPRQAHIGLSDTVDLSALNGRETEVETKILVPKNVNTSDFHYEKEASKFLGGKNIPQIGEKSEADVKRYNFYIYEGFTEFIEFVFCNKAECIEKISIFKGNKIRFLAKSTEKYASMIRYANHPNYNRKMKYRERLMMNVWAYPYRDKRIVKSEIGDMLFNDIPIFFSYVDSRDLIDSQGNIYKDYHNKSGYDLAVEKISSLTEEEILRQQGILLLALDIPNPYLNMKVARRCLLKNTRKVDCFRQAEKIIHQLSSEQYIRKDRCSFINLDCDSEKKWKLIPMDASLYGGLSGVAILFLQMYICTGDGLYLGKYKETINTAIEQTKNTMFESAFTGWLSPIYPMILEKRYLGTIENEDFIRFSSEKLRGLSDEDITGIKGNDYISGLAGILRLFVLMEEVLGDEYVDRTLIDKFGRELLKRIKNPDVFNKAGIAHGISGIVYGLFSSKVISNELAKKMLKKEMQISVKNKDNYKWCWGLSGMIQARLALRKIEEKCVDDSEIAGLIEKFEKLLDKTVSNDTLCHGNGSVITTMKMIYEYSGESKWLKKMEEWLSDIYSKSLYEGYDLPHIAGITSKGLFDGYVGIAWMYMYLAKHIDNVLLLEVN from the coding sequence ATGAATGTGATCATTGACAATGCAAGAACGATTCAGGAGAAAAGCAAGTACTATACTGCTGAAAAACAAGTTGATTATGCTGAATTGGCTGAATGGAGAAAGGCTAAAACACTTTTATCGGATAAATATTTTTCTGAAATGTTATCCCTGTGCAATATGACAAAGGAACAATTCGCATATTCTGTACAAAATCTTGATGATGAATATATGGAAGGCGATGAGTGGTATAACCTCTTCTGTTCAATTTTGGAAGAGTTTGATTATGAAAACATCGATTATAAAGCAGGTGTAAACCATGTCACATTGCCATTTTGCAAATATTTTAGCCAAAAGGTGAAGAGTGTTGTTTCTGAATTAACAAAACTAACAGTTGCAGAAAATGTAATTGAGGCGTTTATTACTTCTCATGCGATAGAAATGTTTAACGTTGTTGGAAAGCTGGTAGCTGTAAAGCTGGCTACGTTCAAAGATGCATATTCGTTTGCTTCCGAAAACCAAAATGAGCAGTTTGAGGAGTTCTTGGAAAAAAGCTTTTATTCTAAAGAAAAATTCTATGAATTCTATGCAGAGTATCCTGTTGCAGCAAGAGTTGCAACGATTAGAACGAATTTTTTTGTAAAGAATTATTCGGAATTGTTAAAAAGAATAGATAAAGATTATGAGGAAATATGCAGATTTTTAAATAAAAAAGATTTAAGCCTTACTGATATAAAGCTTTCTTCGGGTGATTCGCATGGAGGAGGTAATTCTGTTTCTGTGTTGATATTTGATGGAAAGAAACTGGTATATAAACCTAAAAATTTAGATATCAGTTTGGCATTTGAAGAATTTACTAGGTGGTGTAGCGAAAAGTCAGGGCTTTTGGATGTAATCATTCCCAAGGGAATATATAGGAAAGACTATTGCTATAACGAATTCATAGAATCGGCGTATTGCACAAGTGAGGAGCAGATAGAGAGATTTTATACTAGATTCGGTTATTTAATAGCAATATGTTACTTGCTAAATATTAATGATTTACATTTGGAAAATGTTATTGCATGTGGTGAATATCCTATAATTATTGACTTGGAGACACTGTTTCAGGCAGAAACGCAAGTAGAAGGAGATTCGGTATTTTGGGACCTCTTCAATTATCTTGAAACAAAGTCTGTTGCTAATTCTTTTCTTCTTCCAAGACAGGCACATATAGGATTGTCAGATACAGTAGATCTTAGTGCTTTAAATGGGAGAGAGACAGAAGTTGAAACTAAAATTCTTGTTCCGAAGAATGTTAATACTTCAGATTTTCATTATGAGAAAGAAGCCAGTAAATTTCTTGGTGGAAAAAATATTCCTCAAATCGGTGAGAAAAGTGAAGCAGATGTTAAAAGGTACAACTTTTACATTTATGAGGGTTTTACAGAATTTATAGAGTTTGTTTTTTGTAACAAAGCTGAATGTATTGAGAAGATCAGTATCTTTAAGGGGAATAAAATTCGTTTTCTCGCTAAATCGACTGAAAAATATGCATCAATGATAAGATATGCGAACCATCCTAATTATAATCGGAAAATGAAGTATAGAGAAAGACTGATGATGAATGTGTGGGCATATCCGTACCGGGATAAACGTATTGTTAAGAGCGAGATAGGAGATATGCTTTTCAATGATATTCCGATTTTTTTCTCTTATGTTGATTCAAGAGATTTAATAGATAGTCAAGGAAATATATATAAAGATTATCATAATAAATCTGGCTATGATTTAGCTGTTGAGAAAATATCATCGTTAACTGAAGAAGAGATTTTGAGACAGCAAGGAATTCTATTATTGGCATTAGATATTCCAAATCCATATTTAAATATGAAGGTCGCAAGAAGATGCTTATTAAAGAATACTCGTAAGGTGGATTGTTTTAGGCAGGCTGAAAAAATAATACATCAGTTATCGTCAGAACAATATATCAGAAAAGATAGGTGTTCATTTATTAATCTTGATTGTGACTCTGAAAAGAAATGGAAGCTGATACCAATGGATGCCTCATTGTATGGTGGATTAAGTGGTGTGGCCATTCTGTTTTTGCAAATGTATATATGTACTGGGGATGGCCTTTATTTAGGGAAGTATAAAGAAACAATTAATACAGCTATAGAACAAACGAAGAACACCATGTTTGAAAGTGCATTTACTGGTTGGCTATCCCCGATTTATCCAATGATTCTTGAAAAAAGATACCTTGGTACAATTGAGAATGAAGATTTTATTAGATTTTCTTCAGAGAAACTAAGAGGATTAAGTGATGAAGATATAACGGGAATAAAGGGTAATGATTATATTTCTGGATTAGCAGGCATTTTAAGGTTGTTTGTGCTGATGGAAGAAGTGCTTGGAGACGAATATGTGGATAGGACTCTAATAGATAAATTTGGAAGAGAGTTGCTAAAACGCATCAAGAATCCAGATGTATTTAATAAAGCAGGGATTGCACATGGTATCAGTGGAATTGTTTATGGCTTATTCTCTTCTAAGGTTATATCAAACGAATTGGCAAAGAAAATGCTAAAAAAAGAAATGCAGATAAGTGTAAAAAATAAGGACAACTATAAATGGTGTTGGGGATTGTCCGGAATGATTCAGGCTAGGTTGGCGCTTCGAAAAATTGAGGAAAAATGTGTTGATGATAGTGAAATTGCTGGTCTTATTGAAAAATTCGAAAAACTTTTAGATAAAACTGTTAGTAATGATACATTATGCCATGGAAACGGAAGTGTTATTACTACCATGAAAATGATATATGAATACTCAGGAGAAAGTAAATGGCTAAAGAAGATGGAAGAATGGTTGTCAGATATATATTCGAAGTCCTTATATGAAGGATATGATTTGCCGCATATTGCAGGAATTACGTCTAAAGGCTTATTTGACGGATATGTTGGGATAGCATGGATGTATATGTATTTAGCAAAACACATTGATAATGTTCTCTTGCTTGAAGTCAATTAA
- a CDS encoding RloB domain-containing protein, with protein MARKTNTRERKPYIIVFWEGESEEAYMKFMRNEFHEHLNLTVNPQKGVFDAAKKAFSTSGIYADDTALVDEIWFVFDTEPELRGKWDEYYATIRKLRKICKRSNIRLLMTKGCIEYYFMLHYEQTAPQIISPADKERVLNDLKKKHCTNYKKGDTASIYEIARNYPTAVKNGIWSLKRLEDEVEDILIKNDERDRKLFITDQTFSNVHEGIEYLYHLKDKSQ; from the coding sequence ATGGCCAGGAAAACAAATACCAGAGAACGGAAGCCTTACATTATTGTTTTTTGGGAAGGCGAAAGCGAAGAAGCCTATATGAAATTCATGCGAAATGAGTTTCACGAGCACCTGAACCTTACTGTGAATCCGCAGAAAGGCGTATTTGATGCAGCCAAAAAGGCTTTTAGCACATCCGGAATATACGCCGATGACACTGCATTGGTGGATGAAATATGGTTCGTATTTGACACCGAGCCAGAATTGCGTGGGAAATGGGATGAATACTATGCCACCATCCGTAAACTTAGAAAAATATGCAAGCGGTCAAATATCCGGCTGCTGATGACAAAAGGATGCATTGAATACTACTTCATGCTCCACTACGAACAGACAGCTCCACAAATCATAAGTCCTGCGGACAAAGAGCGAGTCCTTAACGATCTGAAGAAAAAGCACTGCACAAATTATAAAAAGGGCGATACTGCTAGCATATACGAAATTGCCCGGAACTATCCTACCGCTGTAAAAAACGGAATTTGGAGTCTAAAACGGCTTGAGGATGAGGTGGAAGATATTCTGATTAAGAACGATGAACGTGATCGCAAGCTTTTCATCACTGACCAGACTTTTTCCAATGTTCATGAGGGGATTGAATATCTATACCATCTAAAAGATAAAAGCCAATAG